A genome region from Clostridium pasteurianum includes the following:
- a CDS encoding type IV pilus twitching motility protein PilT, whose product MGNLKNLLKLVVDKKASDMHISFNMPPVLRINGELEILRDKDKVTEEELVDYSKELLGDNYNKYLELGEFDISYSLSGVGVFRVNIYKNRGKDAIAIRNIPLKIPTFKELGFPEVLSDLINVNKGLILVTGPTGNGKSTTLASIINEFNLKKSLHIITLEDPIEYIHKSNKSIINQREIGKDSRSYVSALNSALREDPDVILVGEMRDFETISTAITAAETGHLVLSTLHTIGAAKTIDRIIDVFPENNQQQIRTQLASVLKGVISQQLLKKKDGSGRVAAFEIMTFTPAIQNLIREGKTHQIQSLIQTGGKYGMITMDKSIIDLYKKGIISYDMAVQSSVDKEFITKMMIL is encoded by the coding sequence ATGGGAAACTTAAAAAATCTGCTAAAATTAGTTGTTGATAAAAAAGCATCAGACATGCATATTTCTTTCAATATGCCACCTGTACTTAGAATAAATGGAGAACTTGAAATTTTAAGAGATAAAGATAAAGTAACTGAGGAAGAACTAGTAGATTATTCAAAAGAATTACTGGGAGACAATTATAATAAGTATTTAGAGCTCGGAGAATTTGATATTTCTTATTCTCTTAGTGGAGTTGGTGTATTTAGAGTTAACATATATAAAAATAGGGGAAAGGATGCCATAGCAATTAGAAATATTCCGCTTAAAATACCTACATTTAAAGAGCTTGGTTTCCCGGAGGTTTTGAGTGATTTAATAAATGTTAATAAAGGACTTATTCTTGTTACTGGTCCTACAGGTAATGGAAAAAGCACAACTTTAGCTTCAATTATAAACGAATTTAACTTGAAAAAATCTTTACATATAATCACTCTTGAAGATCCTATAGAATATATACATAAAAGCAATAAAAGTATAATAAATCAGCGTGAAATAGGTAAGGATAGTAGATCATATGTATCAGCTTTAAATTCAGCATTAAGAGAAGATCCTGATGTAATATTGGTTGGAGAAATGCGTGATTTTGAAACTATATCTACAGCTATTACTGCTGCAGAGACGGGGCATCTTGTTTTGTCAACACTCCATACTATAGGTGCGGCTAAAACCATAGATAGAATAATTGACGTGTTCCCTGAGAATAATCAACAGCAGATAAGGACACAACTTGCTTCTGTCCTTAAAGGAGTTATTTCACAGCAGCTTTTAAAGAAGAAGGACGGTTCTGGAAGAGTAGCGGCTTTTGAAATAATGACTTTTACCCCAGCAATACAAAATTTGATAAGAGAAGGTAAAACACATCAAATACAGTCTTTAATTCAAACTGGTGGTAAATATGGAATGATAACTATGGATAAATCTATAATAGACTTATATAAAAAGGGAATAATATCTTATGACATGGCTGTACAATCAAGTGTTGATAAGGAATTTATAACTAAAATGATGATATTATAG
- the sigK gene encoding RNA polymerase sporulation sigma factor SigK codes for MYCLFNIVGSITFFVAYIGNGASFPKPLAESEEKYYLKKLKEGDPLAKNVLIERNLRLVAHIVKKYTYSGKEVDDLISIGTIGLIKAIDSYNISKGTRLATYAARCIENEILMLIRNNKKNKNEVYLQDPIGVDKEGNEIALIDILSSDDDSVIEIVENRIQIGKLYVEINRVLKGREKAIIKMRYGLGDGKPKNQREIAQILGISRSYVSRIEKRALKKLYRQLNGNCKI; via the coding sequence ATGTATTGTTTATTTAATATAGTGGGTAGTATTACATTTTTTGTAGCTTATATCGGTAACGGTGCATCATTTCCTAAGCCGCTTGCAGAGAGTGAAGAAAAATATTATTTAAAAAAATTAAAGGAAGGTGATCCTCTAGCAAAGAATGTATTGATAGAAAGAAATTTAAGATTAGTAGCTCACATTGTTAAAAAGTATACTTATTCTGGTAAAGAAGTTGATGATTTAATATCTATAGGTACTATAGGTCTAATTAAGGCTATTGATTCATACAATATTTCAAAGGGAACAAGACTTGCAACTTATGCTGCAAGATGTATAGAAAATGAAATATTGATGCTTATAAGGAATAATAAAAAAAATAAGAATGAGGTTTACCTTCAAGACCCAATAGGTGTAGATAAAGAGGGCAATGAAATAGCTCTTATAGACATACTTAGTAGTGATGATGATTCTGTTATTGAAATAGTTGAAAACCGTATTCAAATAGGAAAACTATATGTTGAAATAAACAGAGTGCTAAAAGGTCGTGAAAAGGCAATAATTAAGATGAGATACGGTCTTGGTGATGGAAAGCCTAAAAATCAAAGAGAAATAGCACAGATTTTGGGCATATCAAGATCTTATGTTTCTAGAATAGAAAAGAGAGCACTTAAGAAGTTATATAGACAGCTAAATGGTAATTGTAAAATATAA
- a CDS encoding penicillin-binding transpeptidase domain-containing protein, which produces MVKNKNRCIVVCFIIFAMFSFVILRLYLIMNVYSKDLETNYSAQNTSYEKVKNINYNVVDCNGKNMLSYNRKYYVVINPYIFTRNNSETNKRELYALSYILKNYNDKYDLTDINIKNKSSKIYWSINESTYNNLSKFKKVNGIYVYFVDEVNRDKAPDICNIITNPMDKNNKNFKSNGSIEKTVYNNFKNSEFPMKSFVNDANGNLISSKNGMNSNKSELKLTINKDMNDKVQNILNGSKLKQISAIVMESDNGAIRAMAQKDQYASNINLGVSGIYYPGSIFKAIVEEAAIETGKLDLNKPIENTGKFSEDRIYDYCTPEQAFIISSNDVFINIGHLAGFNNIYELSKNQGMFNKVLDFDLESSGRMDSYDPNNEGNLSLLSYGQSIRVTPIEVISIPNTIINGGVYVKPHIIDSYVINSKLEENEIYSKRVIKESTANIMKEQFKKVLTDKNGTGKLAYVSNKCIGGKTGTAQRMSSNNIKHVDGWFIGFFDLKGVNYSAVVFTPEIDENSSGGVEAAPIFKDIVSELNK; this is translated from the coding sequence ATGGTAAAAAATAAAAACAGATGTATCGTAGTATGTTTTATTATATTTGCTATGTTTTCTTTTGTAATTTTAAGACTTTATTTAATTATGAATGTTTATAGTAAAGATTTGGAAACTAATTATAGTGCACAAAATACTTCTTATGAGAAGGTTAAAAATATAAATTATAATGTAGTAGATTGTAATGGTAAAAATATGCTTTCTTATAATAGAAAATATTATGTAGTCATAAATCCTTATATTTTTACTAGAAATAATAGTGAAACAAATAAGAGGGAATTGTATGCTCTTTCATACATTTTGAAAAATTATAATGATAAATACGATTTAACTGACATAAATATAAAGAATAAATCAAGTAAAATTTATTGGAGCATTAATGAATCAACATATAATAATCTTTCAAAATTTAAAAAGGTAAACGGCATATATGTTTATTTTGTTGATGAGGTTAATAGAGATAAAGCCCCTGATATATGTAATATTATTACAAACCCTATGGATAAAAACAATAAAAACTTTAAGAGTAATGGTTCTATAGAAAAAACTGTATATAATAATTTTAAAAATTCAGAATTTCCTATGAAGAGCTTTGTTAATGATGCAAATGGTAATCTTATTTCTTCAAAGAATGGGATGAATAGTAATAAATCAGAACTTAAGCTTACTATAAATAAGGATATGAATGATAAAGTACAAAATATTTTAAATGGTAGTAAACTGAAACAAATATCAGCAATTGTTATGGAGAGTGATAATGGTGCTATAAGAGCAATGGCTCAAAAAGATCAGTATGCTTCAAATATAAATCTTGGTGTTAGTGGTATATATTATCCAGGTTCTATATTTAAAGCCATAGTAGAAGAAGCTGCTATTGAAACGGGAAAATTAGATTTAAATAAACCTATAGAAAATACAGGTAAATTCAGTGAGGATAGGATTTATGATTATTGTACACCAGAACAAGCTTTTATAATATCATCTAATGATGTTTTTATAAATATAGGGCATTTAGCTGGTTTTAATAACATATATGAACTTAGTAAAAATCAAGGTATGTTTAATAAGGTTTTAGATTTTGACTTAGAATCTTCTGGAAGGATGGATAGTTATGATCCAAATAACGAGGGAAATTTGAGTTTGCTTTCATATGGACAGAGCATACGAGTAACACCTATTGAAGTGATTTCAATACCCAATACGATAATTAATGGAGGTGTATATGTAAAGCCGCATATAATAGATTCCTATGTAATAAATAGTAAGTTAGAGGAAAATGAAATCTACAGTAAAAGAGTTATAAAAGAAAGTACTGCCAATATAATGAAAGAACAATTTAAAAAAGTGCTGACAGACAAAAATGGAACAGGTAAACTTGCTTATGTTAGTAATAAATGTATAGGGGGAAAGACAGGAACTGCTCAAAGAATGAGTTCTAATAATATCAAACATGTAGATGGATGGTTTATAGGATTTTTTGATTTAAAAGGAGTAAATTATTCTGCTGTTGTATTTACACCAGAGATAGATGAAAATTCAAGTGGTGGTGTTGAAGCGGCTCCTATATTTAAAGATATAGTTAGTGAATTAAATAAATAA
- a CDS encoding peptidase U32 family protein has product MNKPELLAPAGNLEKLKTAIEFGADAVYLGGSKLNLRAFADNFSLEQLKEGLDFAHKRGKKVYVTLNVFPHNEDLKGLEEYLKELYEVGADAVLVSDPGIIMTAREVVPNLELHLSTQANNVNYKSAIFWHKQGVKRVVLARELSLKEIKFIREKLPEDCELEAFVHGSMCISYSGRCLLSNYMTGRDSNRGACAQPCRYKYALVEEKRPNEYFPINEDEKGTYIMNSKDLCMIEHIPDLMNSGINSFKIEGRMKSTYYVASVVKAYREAIDSYCENPSEYKFNTKWMDYLVKPSHRRYTTGFYYGDSDRQYYESSSYVRNFDIVGTVRSYDKVTKTAVVEQKNKAFAGDKVEVLRPHGENFEIELADLRDKNGKKIESTPVAQMIYTIKSDSVLESGNMLIKGKK; this is encoded by the coding sequence ATGAATAAACCTGAACTTTTAGCACCAGCTGGTAATCTTGAAAAATTAAAAACAGCTATTGAATTTGGTGCTGATGCTGTATATCTTGGAGGAAGTAAACTTAATTTAAGGGCTTTTGCTGATAATTTTTCACTTGAGCAGTTAAAGGAAGGTTTAGACTTTGCACATAAAAGAGGGAAAAAAGTATATGTTACACTAAATGTTTTTCCACATAATGAAGATTTAAAAGGTCTTGAAGAATACCTTAAAGAACTTTATGAAGTTGGAGCAGATGCGGTACTTGTATCTGACCCTGGTATAATTATGACTGCAAGAGAAGTTGTTCCAAATTTAGAACTTCATCTTAGTACGCAAGCAAATAACGTGAATTACAAGTCTGCTATATTTTGGCACAAGCAGGGAGTTAAAAGAGTAGTTCTTGCTAGGGAATTATCACTTAAAGAAATAAAATTTATCAGAGAGAAATTACCGGAAGACTGTGAGCTCGAAGCATTTGTGCATGGTTCAATGTGTATATCATACTCAGGAAGATGCCTTCTTTCTAATTACATGACTGGCAGAGATTCAAATAGAGGAGCTTGTGCACAGCCTTGCAGATATAAGTATGCTTTGGTAGAGGAAAAAAGGCCTAATGAATATTTTCCAATAAATGAGGATGAAAAGGGAACTTATATAATGAATTCTAAGGATTTATGTATGATAGAACATATACCTGATCTCATGAATTCAGGAATAAACTCTTTTAAAATAGAGGGTAGAATGAAAAGCACATATTATGTAGCTTCTGTAGTAAAGGCATATAGAGAAGCAATTGATTCATATTGTGAAAATCCTTCAGAGTATAAATTTAATACTAAGTGGATGGATTATCTTGTAAAACCTAGTCATAGAAGATATACTACTGGCTTTTATTATGGTGATAGTGATAGGCAGTATTATGAATCTTCTTCTTATGTAAGAAATTTTGATATTGTAGGTACAGTAAGAAGTTATGACAAAGTAACTAAGACAGCAGTGGTAGAACAAAAAAATAAAGCATTCGCAGGAGATAAAGTTGAGGTTTTAAGACCTCATGGAGAAAATTTTGAGATAGAACTTGCAGATTTGAGAGATAAAAATGGAAAGAAGATTGAAAGCACACCTGTAGCTCAAATGATTTATACCATAAAGAGTGATAGTGTACTTGAAAGTGGTAATATGCTAATAAAAGGTAAAAAATAG
- a CDS encoding O-methyltransferase has protein sequence MGKIMHDYIKDYIRDLIPDHEGMLRELENYAEDNNVPIVHKETAKFLEFMVNVKKPLKILELGTAIGYSAILMALNSKAKIITVDRNEDMIEIASKNIKKFGLDDRIKILSGECIDVLKGLNEEYDIIFIDAGKGHYGQFFNECMRLLKEDGIIIADNVLFRGMVANNDLLQRRKITIVKRMRSYLAMVSKDSNLTTSVIPMGDGIAVTTRRRSYE, from the coding sequence ATGGGCAAAATAATGCATGACTATATAAAAGATTATATTAGAGACTTAATTCCAGATCATGAAGGTATGTTAAGGGAATTAGAAAACTATGCAGAAGATAATAATGTTCCCATAGTTCATAAGGAAACGGCAAAATTTCTCGAATTTATGGTAAATGTAAAAAAGCCTTTAAAAATATTGGAGCTTGGAACAGCTATAGGTTATTCAGCTATTTTAATGGCATTAAATTCAAAGGCAAAAATTATTACGGTAGATAGAAATGAAGATATGATAGAAATAGCATCTAAAAACATAAAGAAATTTGGACTAGATGATAGAATTAAAATATTAAGTGGTGAATGTATAGATGTACTTAAAGGTCTAAATGAGGAATATGATATTATTTTTATAGATGCAGGAAAAGGTCATTATGGACAATTTTTTAATGAATGCATGAGACTTTTAAAAGAAGATGGTATAATAATTGCAGATAATGTATTATTTAGAGGTATGGTTGCCAATAATGATCTTTTGCAAAGAAGGAAGATTACTATAGTTAAACGAATGAGAAGTTACCTTGCTATGGTTTCAAAAGATTCTAATTTGACTACATCAGTGATTCCAATGGGAGATGGAATTGCGGTTACAACAAGGAGGAGAAGTTATGAATAA
- the mltG gene encoding endolytic transglycosylase MltG codes for MNLKTVLKKKFYILLFLVLILIFSAGVYFNYSMNHPFKVKDNVSFQINNGDNLYSVVSKLKSQNLIKSKFVLKLYIKYKKVPGDIKPGLYSIKKGESSREFLNDIRYGNFDSSYVKVTIPEGYDIEQIANLLDKKGLISKKNFIKACEDYKAPGYIKSDKDRKYNLEGYLFPDTYAFKKGSSGKELIDVMIKKFNEVFKKAEKETGKSTQNVDETITMASIIEREAKVNSERPIIASVFFNRLKINMKLQSCATVEYSLGYHKDKLSNEDLKVNSKYNTYLINGMPVGPICSPGKASIEAALNPSKTNYIYFVSNNNGTHTFTSNYNEFLKAKKKTQGF; via the coding sequence ATGAATTTAAAAACTGTTTTAAAGAAGAAATTTTATATACTTTTGTTTTTAGTTCTAATATTAATTTTTTCAGCAGGCGTTTATTTTAATTACTCTATGAATCACCCTTTTAAAGTTAAAGATAATGTTAGTTTTCAAATAAATAATGGAGATAATCTTTATTCTGTAGTAAGTAAGTTAAAAAGTCAGAATTTGATTAAAAGTAAGTTTGTTTTAAAATTATACATTAAATATAAAAAAGTTCCCGGTGATATAAAGCCGGGACTTTATTCAATAAAAAAAGGGGAATCTTCAAGAGAGTTTCTTAATGATATACGATATGGAAATTTTGATAGTTCTTATGTAAAAGTTACCATACCTGAAGGATATGATATAGAACAAATAGCTAATTTGCTTGATAAAAAAGGTTTAATAAGTAAGAAGAATTTTATAAAAGCGTGTGAGGATTATAAAGCGCCAGGTTACATAAAAAGCGACAAAGATAGAAAATATAATTTAGAGGGATATCTTTTTCCTGATACATATGCATTTAAAAAAGGTTCGAGCGGAAAAGAATTAATAGATGTGATGATTAAAAAATTTAATGAAGTTTTTAAGAAAGCAGAAAAAGAAACTGGTAAAAGCACACAAAATGTTGACGAAACTATAACTATGGCTTCTATTATTGAAAGGGAAGCAAAAGTAAATAGCGAAAGACCTATAATTGCTTCAGTATTTTTTAATAGACTTAAAATAAATATGAAACTTCAGTCATGTGCTACAGTGGAGTATTCACTTGGTTATCATAAGGATAAATTATCTAATGAAGACTTAAAAGTTAATTCAAAGTATAATACTTATTTGATTAATGGTATGCCAGTTGGACCTATATGCTCACCAGGTAAGGCATCTATTGAAGCTGCTTTGAATCCATCAAAAACAAATTATATTTATTTTGTTTCCAATAATAATGGAACACATACATTTACAAGCAATTATAATGAGTTTTTAAAAGCTAAGAAAAAAACTCAGGGATTTTAA